A genomic segment from Perca flavescens isolate YP-PL-M2 chromosome 13, PFLA_1.0, whole genome shotgun sequence encodes:
- the LOC114567139 gene encoding hexokinase-2-like, producing the protein MDLGGTNLRILRVRVVDGNLEVLNAESTPITTEIKQGTGERLFDHIAARLGDFPVPQDLQGETLPLGFAFSFPCEQNQIDQSILIRWTKGFNCSRVEGKDVVTLLREAIQRTRNMNYNIGPVVIVNDTVGAMMSCGYNNPSCEIGMIIGTGTNACYMEEMRNVRRVEGEEGRMCINTEWGGFGDDGSLKDIQTEFDVKVDETSINPSVHIFEKMISGMYLGEIVRLLLVRLAEDNLLFRGRTWQALRTPFTFETKFISEIEEQDDGLVNTRRILTELGLERELVDCAVVRLVCETISSRAADLCAAALATIVNRIRTNRGLSHLNTTVGVDGTVYRRHPKLSSRLQEKVVELAPMCDITFFDTDDASGKGAAMAAAVVQRLARQ; encoded by the exons ATGGATCTCGGTGGAACAAACTTGCGAATCCTTCGCGTCCGTGTGGTGGACGGGAATCTGGAAGTGCTGAACGCTGAGAGCACTCCCATCACGACGGAAATTAAGCAAGGAACTGGAGAACGG ttGTTCGACCACATCGCCGCCCGTCTCGGTGATTTCCCCGTCCCTCAGGATCTGCAGGGAGAAACTCTTCCTCTGGGCTTCGCCTTCTCCTTCCCCTGCGAACAAAACCAAATAGACCAG AGCATCCTGATCCGCTGGACCAAAGGCTTCAACTGCTCCAGAGTGGAGGGCAAAGATGTGGTGACGTTACTGAGAGAGGCCATTCAAAGGACAAGAAATATG aacTATAATATAGGCCCAGTTGTCATAGTGAACGACACAGTGGGCGCGATGATGAGCTGCGGCTACAACAACCCGAGCTGCGAGATCGGCATGATCATAG GGACGGGAACCAACGCCTGCTACATGGAGGAGATGAGGAACGTGAGGCGTGTGGAGGGTGAGGAAGGGCGGATGTGCATCAACACGGAGTGGGGGGGCTTCGGAGACGACGGCTCCCTGAAAGACATCCAGACGGAGTTTGACGTGAAGGTGGACGAGACGTCTATCAACCCCAGCGTCCATAT CTTTGAGAAGATGATCAGCGGCATGTATTTGGGAGAAATCGTTCGGCTGCTGCTGGTGAGGCTGGCGGAGGACAACCTGCTGTTTAGGGGACGGACATGGCAGGCGCTGCGGACCCCGTTTACATTTGAGACCAAGTTCATCTCTGAGATTGAGGA GCAGGACGACGGTCTGGTAAACACCCGGAGGATTCTGACCGAGTTGGGATTGGAAAGGGAACTGGTCGACTGCGCCGTCGTACGTCTGGTCTGCGAAACCATCTCCTCTCGCGCCGCCGATCTCTGTGCCGCTGCCCTGGCAACCATCGTTAACCGTATCCGTACCAACCGCGGGCTGAGCCATCTGAACACCACCGTGGGGGTGGACGGGACAGTCTACAGAAGACACCCCAA GCTCAGCAGTAGGCTCCAGGAGAAGGTGGTCGAGCTCGCCCCGATGTGTGACATCACCTTCTTCGACACGGACGACGCCAGCGGGAAGGGCGCTGCCATGGCGGCGGCCGTGGTTCAGCGGCTGGCTCGCCAGTGA
- the LOC114567141 gene encoding BRCA1-A complex subunit RAP80-like, producing MKDYSQHTEFGLQRQKSKTAAKGNLLSALEQTESRGPEAGPSGSKLQPGEVIVLRDDDDDEDEEEGGASTLRISNSPIRSFTPISEASGCLIDFKKQHRAKTLRQRRR from the exons ATGAAAGACTACAGCCAACACACCGAGTTCGGCCTCCAACGGCAGAAGTCAAAGACTGCAGCA AAGGGAAATCTGCTGTCCGCTCTGGAGCAAACCGAGAGCAGAGGTCCAG AGGCCGGGCCGTCTGGATCCAAACTCCAGCCAGG AGAGGTCATTGTTCTgcgggatgatgatgatgatgaagatgaagaggaaggcGGCGCTTCAACACTAAGGATCAGTAACTCTCCCATCAGGTCCTTCACTCCGATCTCAGAGGCCAGCGGCTGCCTTATCGACTTCAAGAAACAGCATCGAGCCAAGACCCTGCGCCAAAGACGAAGATGA